The Proteiniphilum propionicum genome contains the following window.
AAATGGTAAGCATAGGTACTATCCTGATGCTCATAGGTAGGCAAACCGAATCCTTTTCGAAGAGTGTAGGGAATAAATGAGTTGGACGGATTTTTTAATGGAAAAACACCTTCATTCATTGAAAGGATAATCAGATTCTCAAAATCGATAGCACGTGTTTCCAGCACACCCATCACCTGCAGTCCCGACAAAGGTTCACCACTGAAAGTCACGTTAATGCTGCGTGACATTTTTTTAAGAAGGCTGAAGAAAGTTTCTGCTGTCATATTCTCCACCTCTTCCAGCTTGTCCTGCAGCCTTGTGATGCTCTTGTAGTATTTAACGATAAATTCTCTTTCCAGGTCTATTGAACGTGTGTCACCGGAAGGGTTTTCTTCGCTATTTTTCTCCTCCGTCAGGCTGTTATACAGATACGAAAGTATGCTTTTCAAATAACCAGGGATCTCCCTCCACAGTGTTACCGGCTGGAATATCTGTTTCAACAAAGGATGTGAAGGAATTTCAGATTCACCCGTCACAATTCGGTTATAAGTTATAATGTGATTTTTTAATGTCTCTGCCTCCATTGGTGCCGCCATCATCACCAACGGATGATTTAGTATTGACTTCACAAAACGGTGATAAAACACTGTTTCTCCGTTGCTGACACGCAGATTTATCTGTAAAAGCGTTATGTGATCTACCAGGCTTGCCACCGAAGCATTGGACAGGTTGTAACCCATGGTCACGTTTATCTTACCTATCTCTTCCGGAATAGAATATAGCACAGGAAGCAACAGGTTCTCATCTGGTAATACGATTGCAGTATTTATAGCTTCATCTGGATCTGGAATCTCTTTCGAATCGACCAGATTAGAAAGGATTTGGGCCACAAGCTTTGCCTGACCGGTACCTGAGGGGATTCCCACTAATTCAATTTTTGGTTTTTCGCTCTTCTCTGCCAAACCGTTAAACGAATATTTTGAAGGATACCGCAACAAATTTTCATTAACCCGGAGCGACGCGCGGTTTTTCTTGTCATGCACAAAAGGTGATTCATAATCCCAGTAAAAATCTGCCATACCCTGATCTCTCAAATAATCAAGCAGAATCATTTCAGAGGTTGTAAGTGCATTCAACCCTACAAAGACATAACTGTCAGTCAGCCATTTCCTCTCCGCCTTAGCCTTAGCCTGTTCAGCCACTTCTCTAAACATCATCCCCTCATAGGCTACTCCCTTATCCCGCAGTTCACCCCTAAAGGATGTGTACAGATCGTGCAGCACCTTCCATGTTTCCTGGAATTTCTGTTTTGTCACGTTACCCTCCACAGGCAAAAAATTCTTCCAGAAGCGGCGGATTGCATCAACCTGACTCTTGTTAAGGTGGGTAAGATCATCATCAAGCGACCTGAAATCATAAACATTACGAAAAAGCTGCCCGGCATCTGCCATATATTTATCCACATCATCGAAATCGTTCAGCAACATCTCACCCCAGTAGAGAAAATCATCGAACGACTCTGGCGAACTGCTGAGTTTACGAAAATGATCGTAAAGCACAACCAGCATCTCTATCTTATCTGCCGGTTGATATGAAGATAATGAAGAAAAAAGCTCCTGGATGGTTATTACAGTAGGAGAAAACAGAGGTTTAGTGGCAATTGAAGCGAGATATTTTTGAAAAAAAAGGCCCGCACGCCTGTTCGGAAACACGAACGTATGCTTGTAAAGTTCGTTACCGTATTGCGTGTAAAAAACCTGAGCCACTTTATACAGGAATGGTACCATAGAGCATTGCAAGTAGATTTACAAAAAAAGAGACTATGCAAAAGTAGGAAAAATAACCGAACGGTCCCGTTTATTCACCAAAGTTTGATATGTTTAATTTTCAAAGAATATTTTATTTTTATCACATTTTTTACTACTTTGCGAGCTGGTTCAAAAATTGAAACTGCAGAAAGATAATGATTCATTTTCCAAATATCGCTTCTTCTTACAATGAACACCTTGATACACTATACTCGTATGCATTGCATTTGGGTTTCGATGAACATACTGCTATGGATGCCATTCACGATGTTTTCTACAAACTATGCACACATCACTCTTCGTTAAATGAAATAAACAATCTGAAGTCTTATCTTCTCAGATCACTACGTAACAGGCTAATAGACATAAAGCGGATTAGCTGGGAAAATACCGTTCAGCTCACCACACATGACAATATGCAAGATATTCTACCTTTTCAGTTAC
Protein-coding sequences here:
- a CDS encoding RNA polymerase sigma factor, which gives rise to MIHFPNIASSYNEHLDTLYSYALHLGFDEHTAMDAIHDVFYKLCTHHSSLNEINNLKSYLLRSLRNRLIDIKRISWENTVQLTTHDNMQDILPFQLQVTIEDELIMKEDAEEIRLKVENVLNRLTDRQREIVYLRYIKEQSYEEIAEIMQISIASCRNLISKSLTKLKECSLPITLFFLIIQ
- a CDS encoding PD-(D/E)XK nuclease family protein, whose amino-acid sequence is MVPFLYKVAQVFYTQYGNELYKHTFVFPNRRAGLFFQKYLASIATKPLFSPTVITIQELFSSLSSYQPADKIEMLVVLYDHFRKLSSSPESFDDFLYWGEMLLNDFDDVDKYMADAGQLFRNVYDFRSLDDDLTHLNKSQVDAIRRFWKNFLPVEGNVTKQKFQETWKVLHDLYTSFRGELRDKGVAYEGMMFREVAEQAKAKAERKWLTDSYVFVGLNALTTSEMILLDYLRDQGMADFYWDYESPFVHDKKNRASLRVNENLLRYPSKYSFNGLAEKSEKPKIELVGIPSGTGQAKLVAQILSNLVDSKEIPDPDEAINTAIVLPDENLLLPVLYSIPEEIGKINVTMGYNLSNASVASLVDHITLLQINLRVSNGETVFYHRFVKSILNHPLVMMAAPMEAETLKNHIITYNRIVTGESEIPSHPLLKQIFQPVTLWREIPGYLKSILSYLYNSLTEEKNSEENPSGDTRSIDLEREFIVKYYKSITRLQDKLEEVENMTAETFFSLLKKMSRSINVTFSGEPLSGLQVMGVLETRAIDFENLIILSMNEGVFPLKNPSNSFIPYTLRKGFGLPTYEHQDSTYAYHFYRMISRAKRVYMLYDTRTEEMQSGEVSRYFYQLKYLYREAFDIMERVATYEVSAPMIMPITVTKTAGIIKKLDAFRAGGESFLSATLVNNYIDCPLKFYFIAVEELSEESEVQESVESDVFGSIFHRLMEAVYNRYRGCTVTPDVLTEITRNDEYLTVILEKAFARYYFMDEENPRPLQGQHYLIGEILRSYVKQTLETDKQFTPFEYIGSEYRFNRPYRVNKELSVNFKGSIDRIDRKGERYRIIDYKTGTGETGFKDILQLFDASKNNRPHQILQVFLYGMFYNMENPDAILSLAVYYLRSVFKDFNPAVMCGNHPVEDISVYLPEFRNYFNSLLEEIFDAQVPFTQTKNEKNCQWCAFKRVCNR